A region of Catenibacterium mitsuokai DNA encodes the following proteins:
- a CDS encoding CpsD/CapB family tyrosine-protein kinase, whose amino-acid sequence MDQTSSDVQKIDLMKYFDRFFRAFRRLWKYVVLFLLIGILAFEMKEVLFFNTTYTSEAVFVPATSQEDVYYYADSKNGESSNSLIPTFNSLLTSDEMQNVIKEVLHVQSVPATITTTQTEGTNLVTLKVTASNPKDAYNVATCVVNNYDNVTANVMDDVTITLLDNPNMPKSPDANPDYIKAAMNGGMLGLVAGILFLIIASIFRNTILDKHDVRNILGMDYIAKIPFVEGYDRRKKTGASLLLNSPGMKSGFRHAFHNIRIKMEQAHKAKDQSVFMFTSTVPNEGKTLVSVNSAISLGQKGYKVCLVDLDLRNPSVEKTMKYANIKHTSLDFLNDSLISLEDCIVHMDDIDVIFGSDISMDGATELSRPRLSILIEELRKHYDYIILDVPPLFMMQDALLVAKQADSAIVVVKQDHATAADILDSVDELHDTLPNVLGAVLNGYKNTFFTTESSSGYGYGYGYGYGYGYGKR is encoded by the coding sequence ATGGATCAAACAAGTTCAGATGTACAGAAAATAGATTTAATGAAGTATTTTGACCGTTTCTTCCGTGCTTTCCGCCGTTTATGGAAATATGTTGTATTATTCCTATTGATTGGAATACTCGCATTTGAAATGAAAGAAGTACTTTTCTTTAATACAACTTATACAAGTGAAGCCGTATTTGTTCCTGCTACTAGCCAGGAGGATGTCTATTACTATGCAGATTCTAAAAACGGAGAATCTTCAAATTCATTGATTCCTACATTCAATTCATTACTTACTAGTGATGAGATGCAGAATGTTATTAAGGAAGTATTACATGTGCAGTCAGTACCTGCCACTATTACTACAACTCAGACTGAAGGAACAAACCTCGTTACTCTAAAAGTGACTGCAAGTAATCCTAAGGATGCTTATAATGTAGCTACTTGTGTTGTCAATAACTATGATAACGTAACAGCGAATGTAATGGACGATGTAACAATCACATTATTAGATAATCCTAATATGCCTAAGAGTCCTGATGCAAATCCAGACTATATTAAGGCAGCTATGAATGGTGGTATGTTAGGTCTTGTGGCAGGTATTCTATTCTTAATTATTGCCTCTATCTTTAGAAATACTATTCTAGATAAGCATGATGTTAGAAATATCCTTGGTATGGATTATATTGCGAAGATTCCTTTTGTAGAAGGTTATGATAGACGTAAAAAGACTGGTGCAAGTCTATTACTTAATTCTCCAGGTATGAAATCTGGATTCAGACATGCATTCCATAACATTAGAATTAAGATGGAACAGGCTCATAAAGCTAAAGATCAGTCAGTCTTTATGTTTACAAGTACTGTACCTAATGAAGGTAAAACATTAGTGTCTGTCAATAGTGCTATTTCATTAGGACAGAAGGGTTATAAAGTATGTCTTGTAGACTTAGACTTAAGAAACCCTTCAGTAGAAAAGACTATGAAGTATGCGAATATTAAACATACTTCATTAGATTTCTTAAATGATTCACTTATTTCATTAGAAGATTGTATTGTTCATATGGATGATATTGATGTTATATTTGGTAGTGATATTTCAATGGATGGTGCAACAGAATTATCAAGACCTAGACTTTCTATCTTAATTGAAGAACTTAGAAAGCATTATGATTATATTATTCTAGATGTACCACCTCTATTCATGATGCAGGATGCTTTATTAGTTGCAAAACAGGCTGATAGTGCTATTGTAGTAGTGAAACAGGATCATGCTACTGCAGCTGATATTTTAGATTCTGTAGATGAATTACATGATACTTTACCAAATGTTCTAGGTGCTGTATTGAATGGTTACAAGAACACATTCTTTACAACTGAATCATCGAGTGGTTATGGCTATGGTTATGGATACGGCTATGGCTATGGTTATGGGAAGAGGTAA
- a CDS encoding sugar transferase — MYKNGVKRILDFFMSLCGIIVLSPLLIILSIWIKVDSKGPVLFKQKRIGKDKTYFSIYKFRTMYVDTPHDMPTHLLDDPDAFITKAGHFLRKTSLDELPQLFNILLGQMAVIGPRPALWNQDDLIALRDEYHANDVRPGLTGWAQIHGRDELEITTKAKLDGYYVDHLGFLLDVKCFFGTITSVLKHEGVVEGGTGSLNKD, encoded by the coding sequence ATGTATAAAAATGGGGTTAAAAGAATACTCGATTTCTTTATGAGTCTATGTGGCATTATTGTCTTATCTCCTTTACTTATTATCTTAAGTATCTGGATTAAAGTAGACTCTAAAGGACCTGTTCTTTTTAAACAGAAGAGAATTGGGAAGGATAAAACTTATTTCTCTATCTATAAATTTAGAACAATGTATGTAGATACACCACATGATATGCCTACCCACTTATTAGATGATCCTGATGCCTTTATTACAAAGGCAGGACATTTCTTAAGAAAAACATCCCTAGATGAATTACCACAGTTATTCAATATTCTTCTAGGACAGATGGCTGTCATCGGTCCTCGTCCTGCCTTATGGAATCAGGATGATCTCATTGCCTTACGTGATGAATATCATGCCAACGATGTCAGACCTGGCTTAACTGGCTGGGCACAGATTCATGGACGTGATGAATTAGAAATTACAACAAAAGCAAAACTAGATGGCTACTATGTAGACCATCTAGGATTCTTATTAGATGTTAAGTGCTTCTTTGGCACTATCACATCTGTGCTAAAACATGAAGGAGTGGTTGAAGGTGGCACAGGATCTCTTAACAAAGACTAA
- a CDS encoding glycosyltransferase family 4 protein, with protein sequence MAQDLLTKTKILIITNHSYMLYQFRKELIQALMKEHEVVLSMPFVGHEEDFKAMGIKCIDTPIDRRGMNPKTDLKLLHTYKRLMKEELPDLVITYSIKPNIYAGLVCRSMGIPYCANVQGLGTAFQSKKIAMFVTMLYKMALKKARTVFFENDTNAQEFINRNILKRDHITVLHGAGINLDKFNYVPYPSNDTFHFLYLGRIMKEKGIDELFSSIRRLKEDNESFILDLVGFFEDEYKDQVEELEKLGIVKFHGFQSDPRPFYSSSDAIVLPSYHEGMSNVLLEGASTGRPLITSHIPGCQEAVDDKVTGYLTEVKNSDDLYEKMKDMLHLTSSQREEMGKQGRSKMEREFDKKQVVKETIDALKL encoded by the coding sequence GTGGCACAGGATCTCTTAACAAAGACTAAAATACTGATTATCACAAATCATTCCTATATGCTATATCAGTTCCGTAAGGAACTGATACAAGCATTAATGAAGGAACATGAAGTTGTTCTCTCAATGCCTTTTGTAGGTCATGAAGAAGACTTTAAAGCCATGGGTATCAAATGTATTGATACACCTATAGATAGAAGAGGAATGAATCCTAAAACTGATTTAAAGCTTCTTCATACGTATAAGAGACTCATGAAAGAAGAATTACCTGATTTAGTGATTACTTACTCTATTAAGCCTAATATTTATGCAGGTTTAGTATGTAGAAGTATGGGTATTCCTTATTGTGCCAATGTTCAAGGCTTAGGTACTGCATTCCAGTCTAAGAAGATTGCGATGTTTGTCACTATGCTTTATAAGATGGCATTAAAGAAAGCAAGAACAGTATTCTTTGAAAATGACACAAATGCACAGGAATTCATTAATAGAAATATCTTAAAACGTGATCACATTACTGTATTACATGGTGCAGGTATTAACTTAGATAAGTTTAACTATGTTCCATATCCTTCTAATGATACCTTTCATTTCTTATATTTAGGTAGAATCATGAAGGAAAAGGGTATAGATGAACTATTCAGCAGTATTAGAAGACTTAAAGAAGATAATGAATCTTTTATATTAGATTTAGTAGGATTCTTTGAGGATGAATATAAAGATCAGGTAGAAGAATTAGAAAAACTAGGAATTGTGAAATTCCATGGGTTCCAGTCTGATCCTAGACCATTCTATTCTTCTAGTGATGCAATTGTATTGCCTTCTTATCATGAAGGTATGAGTAATGTCTTATTAGAAGGTGCTTCTACTGGTAGACCTTTAATTACAAGTCATATTCCAGGTTGTCAGGAAGCAGTGGATGATAAGGTGACAGGATACTTAACAGAAGTTAAGAATTCGGATGATTTATATGAAAAGATGAAAGATATGTTACATCTCACTTCTAGTCAAAGAGAAGAAATGGGAAAACAGGGTAGAAGTAAGATGGAACGTGAGTTTGATAAGAAACAAGTAGTAAAAGAAACAATAGATGCATTAAAGCTTTAA
- a CDS encoding EpsG family protein codes for MVLRNYWMLLIWLLTIGLFLNVVIPKTLVTVEGKSEYRWGKFSAFLLVVPYIVWAGYRAGIGDTEVYRMSFYTAADSLSALPAYAAVQTKDTGFYVLNSLFKIFISSSSVVFFLAIAAFQIFCIMKTYRKYSSDYWMSIFLFIVSTDYLSYMHNGMRQFIAVCGIFACLGWIVRKEYFKSIVVILLLSTIHQTALIMIPIIFIIQGKAFNKTTMFLILLTLIVLIGVNSFTSFLETALKETQYNDIMTNEIMQNKTGTNILRVVVYSVPLLLSIVGKRYIDEANDPLINLCVNCSVITTALYAISAVTSGIYFGRLPIYTSLTGYILLPWLINNMFEKESAGLVKVMMYGFYFLFFYYQMHFAWGLI; via the coding sequence ATGGTACTAAGAAACTATTGGATGTTACTTATATGGTTATTAACCATAGGACTATTCTTAAATGTAGTAATACCTAAAACATTAGTAACAGTAGAAGGTAAGAGTGAATATAGATGGGGTAAGTTTAGTGCCTTTCTTTTAGTAGTACCCTATATTGTATGGGCAGGATATAGAGCAGGAATAGGAGATACTGAAGTTTATAGAATGTCTTTTTATACAGCGGCAGATTCATTATCAGCTTTGCCAGCTTATGCAGCAGTTCAAACAAAAGATACTGGGTTTTATGTCTTAAATAGTTTGTTTAAGATTTTTATAAGTAGTTCTAGCGTCGTTTTCTTTCTAGCAATTGCGGCTTTTCAAATATTTTGTATTATGAAAACATATAGAAAATATTCATCTGACTATTGGATGAGTATTTTCTTATTTATTGTATCTACTGATTATTTGTCTTATATGCATAATGGTATGAGACAGTTTATTGCGGTATGTGGGATATTTGCATGTCTTGGATGGATTGTCAGAAAGGAATATTTTAAATCAATTGTAGTAATTTTATTACTCTCTACAATTCATCAGACTGCACTCATAATGATACCAATTATCTTTATTATTCAGGGTAAAGCATTTAATAAGACAACAATGTTTTTGATATTATTAACGTTAATAGTGTTAATAGGTGTTAATTCATTTACTTCATTCTTAGAGACTGCTTTAAAAGAAACGCAATATAATGATATCATGACAAATGAAATCATGCAGAATAAAACAGGAACAAACATCTTAAGAGTTGTTGTATATTCAGTACCTTTATTACTATCGATTGTAGGAAAGAGATATATTGATGAGGCAAATGATCCTTTAATTAATTTATGCGTCAATTGTTCAGTTATTACAACTGCTTTGTACGCAATATCTGCAGTAACATCAGGTATTTATTTTGGTCGTTTACCTATTTACACATCTTTAACAGGATATATCTTATTACCATGGCTAATCAATAATATGTTTGAAAAGGAATCAGCTGGTTTAGTTAAAGTAATGATGTATGGATTTTATTTCTTATTCTTTTATTATCAGATGCATTTTGCATGGGGTTTAATATAG
- a CDS encoding glycosyltransferase — MDIEISILMGIYNCAGTLNEAIDSIITQTCKSWELILCDDGSSDNTYSIAKEYADRYPNKIILIKNSKNMGLNYTLNHCLKYVRGKYIARMDGDDISLPNRLEIEKDFLDKNQEFAIVSTPMIYFDQDGNWGESKAIEIPTIRDFVFHNPVHCHAPCMIRTEAMLRVNGYTVDKRLLRYEDCNLWYKLYSQGYHGYNIQTPLYKMRDDHNAYLRRSPSSRMRAFYVHWIGFRMIKMPLRYYPYLLVILLKSIIALLIPENLYQLIHRRKR, encoded by the coding sequence ATGGATATTGAAATTTCAATTTTGATGGGAATCTATAACTGTGCTGGAACATTAAATGAAGCCATTGATTCTATTATTACTCAAACTTGTAAAAGTTGGGAATTAATATTATGTGATGATGGCTCCAGTGATAATACTTATTCAATAGCTAAGGAATATGCGGATAGATATCCTAATAAAATAATTCTCATAAAGAATTCTAAAAATATGGGTTTAAATTATACTCTGAATCACTGTTTAAAATATGTACGAGGCAAATATATAGCTCGAATGGATGGTGATGATATATCACTACCAAACAGATTAGAAATTGAAAAAGATTTTTTAGATAAAAATCAAGAATTTGCCATTGTAAGTACGCCGATGATATATTTTGATCAAGATGGTAATTGGGGAGAAAGCAAAGCGATAGAAATTCCAACAATTCGAGATTTTGTTTTTCATAATCCTGTTCATTGTCATGCTCCATGTATGATTAGAACGGAAGCAATGTTAAGGGTGAATGGATATACTGTAGATAAAAGATTATTGAGATATGAAGATTGTAATTTGTGGTATAAATTATATTCACAAGGATATCATGGATATAATATTCAAACACCGCTATATAAAATGCGCGATGATCACAACGCATATCTCAGAAGATCACCTTCTTCTAGAATGAGGGCGTTTTATGTTCATTGGATTGGATTTAGAATGATAAAAATGCCATTACGATATTATCCATATTTACTAGTAATATTATTAAAATCAATAATAGCTTTATTGATTCCTGAGAATTTATATCAGTTAATCCATAGGAGAAAAAGATAA
- a CDS encoding glycosyltransferase family 32 protein has protein sequence MIPKIIHYCWFGRGELSAKAQKCIKSWKKYCPDYEIIEWNEDNFDVNQNEYTKKVYIEKKFAFLSDYARLKIVYEQGGIYLDLDVEIIKPFDGLLNNKAFFGFENDDYVASGLGFGGEKGSIAVKSMLDEYDQLLDGTKDVIVCPALNTEGLVKLGLHRNGQLQKLPEFTVYPAEYFNPYDDPTGRLNKTKNTYSIHWYAKSWLDKKSIIRSKLTQPLHRIFGTDFFRKKR, from the coding sequence ATGATACCTAAAATAATTCATTACTGTTGGTTTGGTAGAGGAGAACTATCGGCTAAAGCTCAAAAATGCATTAAATCTTGGAAAAAGTATTGTCCGGATTATGAAATAATTGAATGGAATGAAGATAATTTTGATGTGAATCAAAATGAATATACAAAGAAAGTATATATTGAAAAAAAATTTGCTTTTTTAAGTGATTACGCAAGATTAAAGATTGTCTATGAACAAGGTGGAATATATTTAGATTTAGATGTAGAAATCATTAAACCTTTTGATGGTCTTTTAAATAATAAAGCTTTTTTTGGTTTTGAAAACGATGATTATGTTGCTAGCGGGTTAGGTTTTGGTGGTGAAAAAGGTAGCATTGCTGTTAAATCAATGTTAGATGAATATGATCAATTATTGGATGGTACTAAAGATGTAATAGTATGTCCAGCTTTAAATACTGAAGGATTGGTTAAACTTGGCTTACATAGAAATGGACAATTACAGAAATTACCTGAATTTACTGTATATCCTGCTGAATATTTCAATCCATATGATGACCCTACAGGAAGATTGAATAAAACTAAAAATACATATTCTATTCATTGGTATGCTAAGAGCTGGTTGGATAAAAAATCTATTATTAGAAGTAAACTGACTCAGCCACTGCATAGAATATTTGGAACTGATTTTTTTAGAAAGAAACGATAG
- a CDS encoding glycosyltransferase, with translation MKKKIIIVSHAMFLGGVEKSLLGLLEAFDYTTYDVDLFLLRHEGELLEYIPKEVNLLPEVKQYTVLARPMVDTLKEGHILLTLGRLYGKIKANKYIKQHHQTDSEVPIDYSHKYTYKLMPFINKDTNYDLAISFLTPHYIVSHKVNAKKRIAWIHTDYGHVETDIESQLNMWGPYDYIASISQAVTTNFLKNFPQLEDKIVEIPNILPIKLISKQADEFDVSNEMIDDGSIKLLSIGRYCEAKNFDNVPFICKRILELGLNIKWYIIGYGGSEERIKKSIKECNMEEHVILLGKQSNPYPYIKACDVYVQPSRYEGKCVSVIEAQSLHKPVIITNYPTAKSQLKDGYDGVIVPLENNECASRMQKIIQDTQLLGTIQKNCFNEDYSNYSEVKKIYEIIS, from the coding sequence ATGAAAAAGAAAATCATAATTGTATCTCATGCTATGTTTCTTGGTGGTGTAGAAAAGAGTTTATTAGGTTTATTAGAAGCTTTTGATTATACTACATACGATGTAGATTTATTTCTTTTAAGACATGAAGGAGAACTTCTAGAATATATACCAAAAGAAGTAAATCTATTACCTGAAGTTAAACAATATACAGTACTTGCAAGACCTATGGTTGATACATTAAAAGAAGGTCATATATTACTTACTTTAGGTCGTTTATATGGAAAGATTAAAGCCAATAAATATATTAAACAACATCACCAGACAGATAGCGAAGTACCAATAGATTATAGTCATAAGTATACATATAAACTTATGCCATTTATTAATAAAGATACTAATTATGATTTAGCTATTAGTTTCTTAACACCTCATTATATTGTTTCTCATAAAGTAAATGCAAAAAAGAGGATTGCTTGGATACACACTGATTATGGTCATGTAGAAACAGATATAGAGTCTCAATTAAATATGTGGGGACCATATGATTATATTGCATCTATATCTCAAGCAGTAACTACTAACTTTTTAAAGAATTTTCCTCAGTTAGAAGATAAGATTGTTGAAATACCTAATATATTACCCATTAAGCTTATTAGCAAACAGGCAGATGAGTTTGATGTAAGTAATGAGATGATTGATGATGGCTCTATTAAGTTATTATCAATAGGTAGATATTGTGAAGCAAAGAACTTTGATAATGTACCGTTTATCTGTAAAAGGATTTTAGAATTAGGATTAAATATTAAATGGTATATTATAGGATATGGTGGAAGTGAAGAAAGAATTAAAAAGAGTATTAAAGAATGTAATATGGAAGAACATGTAATACTCTTAGGTAAGCAGTCTAATCCATATCCATATATCAAAGCATGCGATGTATATGTTCAGCCATCTAGATATGAAGGTAAATGTGTAAGTGTAATAGAAGCACAATCACTTCATAAGCCAGTTATTATTACGAATTATCCTACTGCAAAGAGTCAATTAAAGGATGGATATGATGGTGTGATAGTTCCTTTAGAGAATAATGAATGTGCATCAAGAATGCAAAAAATTATTCAAGATACTCAATTATTGGGGACAATTCAAAAGAATTGTTTTAATGAAGACTATTCTAACTATTCTGAAGTAAAAAAAATATACGAAATTATAAGTTGA
- a CDS encoding glycosyltransferase family 2 protein yields MPKVSIVVPVYKVEKYLVRCVKSLSNQTLEDIEIILVDDGSPDNCGHMCDEFEKTDSRIKVVHKKNGGLSSARNAGLEVATGETVGFVDSDDDVELTMYEELYETLINNQVDFVMSDYLRIENDNVSYIKITNLREGYFSKEDIKKEIYPQLIMGRNLDYGPLLSVWHCLYKREFLNKNNLIFANDVKWSEDNLFSAMVGYYANSFYYLKNRPLYHYYNNPGTITTSYKQGSWEVYSRMNDYLQKFFSKKTDYDFSEQLKLHMIYYACNSLNQIKSAEMSRSNKMELYARIMKSNKLQESFTDFDFPKKWSWKLKVQIYIIKRKLISLYNIL; encoded by the coding sequence ATGCCTAAAGTGAGTATAGTTGTTCCAGTTTATAAAGTAGAGAAGTACCTAGTACGTTGTGTGAAGAGTTTAAGTAATCAAACTCTAGAAGATATAGAAATAATTTTAGTTGATGATGGTTCACCTGATAATTGTGGACATATGTGTGATGAATTTGAAAAGACTGACTCCAGAATTAAAGTTGTTCACAAGAAGAATGGTGGTTTAAGTAGTGCAAGAAATGCAGGCTTGGAAGTTGCAACTGGAGAAACAGTTGGGTTTGTAGATTCAGATGATGATGTAGAGTTAACGATGTATGAAGAGTTGTATGAAACACTTATAAATAATCAAGTTGATTTTGTTATGTCAGATTATCTTAGAATAGAAAACGATAATGTTAGTTACATTAAGATTACAAATCTAAGAGAAGGATATTTTTCTAAAGAGGATATAAAAAAAGAAATTTATCCACAACTTATTATGGGAAGAAATCTAGATTATGGACCATTATTATCTGTATGGCATTGTTTATATAAAAGAGAATTTCTTAATAAAAACAATTTAATATTTGCGAATGATGTAAAATGGTCAGAGGACAATTTGTTTAGTGCAATGGTTGGGTACTATGCTAATAGTTTCTACTATTTGAAAAATAGACCTTTATATCACTATTATAATAATCCAGGTACTATAACAACATCTTATAAACAAGGTTCATGGGAGGTTTATTCCAGAATGAATGATTATTTACAAAAATTTTTTAGTAAAAAAACTGATTATGATTTCTCTGAGCAATTAAAATTGCATATGATTTATTATGCGTGTAACAGTTTGAATCAAATTAAAAGTGCTGAGATGTCTAGAAGCAATAAAATGGAACTTTATGCTAGAATAATGAAATCTAATAAACTTCAAGAGTCGTTTACGGATTTTGATTTTCCAAAAAAATGGAGTTGGAAATTAAAAGTTCAAATTTATATAATCAAACGAAAATTAATATCGCTATATAACATTTTATAG
- a CDS encoding glycosyltransferase family 2 protein — MCRISIIMPVYNKELYIRESINSVINQSFKDWELIVVNDGSTDNSLSIASSFQDSRIKVFSTKNSGVSCARNFGIDHHNGEYITFFDADDILDEHYLEALYDPTADMVLGGLTKIDYKGNIIERVKSPYLGFIRIDKLAEAFYRDQSKTGIYGYVSTKIIKSRIIKNNNIRFDSSITLAEDFNFFLEVYSNIQSIKFIDYCGYYYKQKTINSGINVDDKKIDFFKQMQIQNKVKQFLIKCNSFNKENELIFERIMSHYVYTIIINNWNIGYFEFRKKMIALYKIKSKAVINMSFLPSLTLRIYNCHFIGMLYLYSKLHSCMR; from the coding sequence TTGTGTAGAATTTCAATAATAATGCCTGTTTATAATAAGGAATTATATATAAGAGAAAGCATCAATTCAGTAATTAATCAATCATTTAAAGATTGGGAATTAATCGTTGTGAATGATGGGTCAACTGACAACTCGTTATCTATTGCCAGTTCGTTTCAAGATTCGAGAATTAAAGTATTTTCAACAAAAAATAGTGGAGTATCTTGTGCTAGAAACTTTGGCATTGATCATCATAATGGGGAGTATATCACTTTTTTTGATGCAGATGATATCTTAGATGAACATTATTTAGAAGCATTATATGATCCAACTGCAGATATGGTTCTTGGTGGCCTAACAAAAATAGATTATAAAGGCAATATTATTGAAAGAGTAAAATCTCCATATCTAGGCTTTATTAGAATTGATAAATTAGCTGAAGCTTTTTATAGAGACCAGTCAAAAACTGGGATTTATGGTTATGTTTCTACCAAGATTATTAAATCTAGAATAATTAAAAATAATAATATACGATTTGATAGTTCAATTACATTAGCTGAAGATTTTAATTTTTTCCTAGAAGTATATAGTAATATTCAATCAATTAAATTTATCGATTATTGTGGTTATTACTATAAACAAAAAACTATAAATTCAGGTATTAATGTTGATGATAAAAAAATTGATTTTTTTAAGCAAATGCAAATTCAAAATAAGGTTAAACAATTTTTAATTAAATGTAATTCGTTCAATAAAGAAAATGAATTAATATTTGAACGTATAATGTCTCATTATGTTTATACTATTATTATTAATAATTGGAATATTGGTTATTTTGAATTTAGAAAGAAGATGATTGCTTTATACAAGATAAAGAGTAAGGCAGTTATAAACATGTCTTTCTTACCATCCTTAACACTTAGAATATATAATTGTCATTTTATTGGGATGTTATATTTATATAGTAAATTACATTCTTGTATGAGATAG
- a CDS encoding polysaccharide pyruvyl transferase family protein, which produces MKILLYAHGGSKNHGCEAIVRSTKLLLTMADHITLLSYNPEEDLYYKLDNLVDIYREINPVKKNNIDFICAYVEQKFLKNYHRMDALQHKEAIEKLDDDYDYALFIGGDNYCYSDVKNYAYINQYVRNKVKNTVLWGCSVEPELCKDKTIKKDIEKYSFILARESISYKALKEINSNTYLLPDPAFFLPKEEVDIPEGFIPNETVGINLSPLIFKYGNECNILNSFIKLIDYILFNSKNQVALIPHVVWHHNDDQKVLYTLYEKYKDNDRVLLIGDHNCMQQKFIISQCKRFVGARTHSTIAAYSTCVPTLVVGYSVKAKGIAKDLFGNIDNYVLPVQNIADSDQLTEKYKWLVEHEEEIKNKLLQKSLEMKELENEYNKLF; this is translated from the coding sequence ATGAAAATTTTATTATATGCTCATGGTGGTAGTAAAAATCATGGATGCGAAGCAATTGTAAGATCGACTAAGTTATTATTAACTATGGCTGATCATATTACGTTGCTTTCTTACAATCCCGAAGAAGACCTATATTACAAATTAGATAATTTAGTAGATATATATAGAGAGATAAATCCAGTAAAAAAGAATAACATTGACTTTATTTGTGCCTATGTTGAACAGAAATTTTTAAAAAATTATCATCGTATGGATGCTTTACAGCATAAAGAAGCGATAGAAAAATTAGATGATGATTATGACTATGCTTTATTTATTGGTGGAGATAACTATTGTTATTCTGATGTAAAGAACTATGCATATATCAATCAATATGTTCGTAATAAGGTTAAGAATACAGTACTTTGGGGATGTTCAGTAGAACCTGAATTATGTAAGGATAAAACAATTAAGAAAGATATTGAAAAGTATTCCTTCATATTAGCAAGAGAAAGCATCTCTTATAAAGCACTAAAAGAAATTAATAGTAACACTTATTTACTTCCTGATCCTGCATTTTTCTTACCAAAAGAAGAAGTTGATATTCCTGAAGGATTTATTCCAAATGAAACAGTAGGTATTAACTTAAGTCCACTTATTTTTAAATATGGTAATGAGTGTAATATACTTAACAGTTTTATAAAACTAATAGATTATATTTTATTTAATTCAAAGAATCAGGTAGCTTTGATACCTCATGTTGTTTGGCATCATAACGATGATCAGAAAGTTTTATATACTTTGTATGAGAAGTATAAAGATAATGATCGTGTTTTATTAATTGGTGACCATAATTGCATGCAGCAAAAGTTTATTATTAGTCAATGTAAAAGATTTGTTGGAGCAAGAACCCACTCTACAATTGCAGCATACTCAACTTGTGTACCTACGTTAGTTGTTGGATATTCAGTAAAAGCGAAAGGAATTGCAAAAGACTTGTTTGGAAATATAGATAATTATGTTTTACCAGTACAAAATATTGCTGATTCTGATCAGTTGACAGAAAAATATAAGTGGTTAGTGGAGCATGAAGAGGAAATTAAAAACAAATTGTTACAGAAATCGTTAGAAATGAAGGAGTTAGAAAATGAATACAATAAATTATTCTAA